The Rhea pennata isolate bPtePen1 chromosome 7, bPtePen1.pri, whole genome shotgun sequence genome contains a region encoding:
- the NKX6-2 gene encoding homeobox protein Nkx-6.2, whose product MLAVGQMDANRQSAFVLSSTPLAALHNMAEMKTSLFPYTLQNPSGFKAPGLGGLNTQLPLGTPHGISDILGRPVGTASNLLGGLPRINGLAASAGVYFNPAAVSRYPKPLAELPGRPPIFWPGVVQGSPWRDPRLACPAQTGMVLDKDGKKKHSRPTFSGQQIFALEKTFEQTKYLAGPERARLAYSLGMTESQVKVWFQNRRTKWRKRHAAEMASAKKKHDSETEKLKESSDNEDDDEYNKPLDPNSDDEKITRLLKKHKSTNLSLVSPCSTSSDTL is encoded by the exons ATGTTAGCGGTGGGGCAGATGGATGCTAATCGCCAGAGCGCGTTCGTCCTCAGCAGCACGCCGCTGGCCGCGCTGCACAACATGGCCGAGATGAAGACCTCGCTCTTCCCTTACACGCTGCAGAACCCCTCCGGCTTCAAGGCGCCGGGCCTGGGCGGACTCAACACGCAGCTCCCCTTGGGGACGCCGCACGGAATAAGCGACATCCTGGGGCGGCCCGTGGGCACCGCCAGCAACCTCCTGGGCGGGCTGCCCCGCATCAACGGGCTGGCGGCCTCGGCGGGGGTGTACTTCAACCCCGCCGCCGTGTCCCGCTACCCGAAGCCGCTGGCGGAgctgccggggcggccgcccaTTTTCTGGCCGGGAGTGGTGCAGGGCTCTCCCTGGAGAGACCCGCGGCTCGCCTGTCCCG CTCAGACGGGCATGGTTTTGGACAAGGACGGCAAGAAGAAGCACTCGCGGCCGACTTTCTCTGGGCAGcagatttttgctttggagaaaaCCTTTGAACAGACGAAATACTTGGCAGGACCGGAGAGAGCTCGCCTCGCCTACTCCTTGGGGATGACCGAGAGCCAGGTGAAG GTCTGGTTCCAGAACAGACGGACCAAGTGGCGGAAGCGGCACGCGGCGGAAATGGCCTCGGCGAAGAAGAAGCACGACTCGGAGACGGAGAAGCTGAAGGAGAGCTCGGACAATGAGGACGATGACGAGTACAACAAGCCCCTAGACCCCAACTCAGACGACGAGAAAATCACGAGGCTATTGAAAAAGCACAAATCCACGAACCTGTCCCTCGTCAGCCCCTGCAGCACCAGCTCGGACACCTTGTGA